The Triticum urartu cultivar G1812 chromosome 5, Tu2.1, whole genome shotgun sequence genome contains the following window.
CTAACGCATTAAATAGCAAAAGAGAATTCACAGTTTGATGTTGGTAACCGTAACATACACCAAAAATCCTACAAAAGATCAAATTATTGTCATGCAAGTGTGTTGTAACACGTTCTCCAACTCACCCTAGTGTATGCACAAAGGCATGTAAGAGATGTATTCATCACCCAATGCTACATTGATTCAGAACTAGACATCAAAGAAATTGGTACAAATCGGCTAAATCAaaatcatactccctccgtttctaaatataagtctttctagagatttcaatatgaactagtATAGATCATCATCTTCAACTCAAAACCAATTATATAGAGAGCTACCATGTCTGCAACAATAAATCAGCTGACATCAAATCACACTTTTAGGAATGTTGATTTTACTACGTGTCTACCGCACATGAATTTGCAGGAAAACTGAAATGCAAGCATAGAAACATCTGAGTTCTGCATAAACCTGCATAAGTTATCCCACCCAATAGCCTTTTACCACCTGATTACTGAAGAGCTTTATAAAAGGCCAATCTTGATATAACTTCCTGCTTTTCAGGCTCCATTACTGCAATATTATAGTTATGATATGCTAAAGCTACCTTGCAATACTACATAGAAATGACAAAAGCCTGAGTAATACTATTTGAAAGATTCTtattaaatatgcacaaattaaTGATTTCAAGGCAACGCCATTTATGCATATATGGATAGTTCAGCCACTGACAAACAGTAATACGCAAATATGTTACACATATTAAGAATCATGCTTAAAATGCAACAACCATTTGACAAGACAAATAACAAAGGACAAGCACTGTTGCAAACACCGATGAGTACAATTTACCACTTCAGCGCTCCTCTTTAGCCCCTCTTATGCTCCCTGCTCTTCTCTCCAGAGCGACTTGCCCCCTGCGGACAATGTCGCTCATCCTCACCCAATCCATGGCTTTCTGACCTCTTGTGGCTCTTCTGTTTACTGGATCGCTTCCTTTCGTGTGGGGATTCACTGCCATCACTGTCACTACCAGATGCATCCCTCCGGTGATGATGCCTCTTATGGTGGCGGTGATGCTTCCTCTCTTCCCCTCCAGATTCATCATCCTCTGATGAGTCATCCTTCCGGCGGTGCATCCTCCGCCTCTTCCTATCTTTCCTACTCTTCCTGTGCTTCTTCCTGTCAGAGTCACTCTCGCTATCCTCATCTGAGGATctgtgcttcttctgcctattcttcttcttgtccttggttCTCTCCTCCTCCGAATCGTCTTCACTGTCACTCTTCCTGCTCCTCCTGTGCTTCGATCTTCCCCTGCTCTTGCTCTTATGGCGGCTTGTCTTCTTGTCCTCCTCCCCTGACCGCTTCCCTCCACGGCTCTTGGCACGCTCCCGTTCAGCAATTATCCTCTCCAGCTCGGGATCAATATCAGAATCAGAGGAATCGCTGTCAATCTCATCCTCATCTTCCTCGTCAGAACCCTCCTCGTCAGCGTCTCTGGCACCAGAGGCTTTCTTCGTGATCTCCTCGAACTTGGCCTTGGCCTGCGCGGCGGACAGCATGCCAGCTTGGATGTCGTCGTCCATGGCAAGCTCCTTGACAGAAAGGAAGTTGCGGCACTGGAAGGTGAGATGGCCAACACGACCGCACTTCTTGCAGGCGCCCCGGGTCTCGTCGGAGTTGGATCCGGTGACGCGGGCGAGCGCGAGGAGGCCCTGGAAGCTGGTGTAGGCGTTCTCCGACGAGGCCCCGGGGTCCGAGGAGGGAGGCGCGgcggcttcggcggcggcgttGGCTGCCGCGGCTGCGGCGTTGGCGGAgacggaggaggagggggcctgCTGCTTGTTGTTCTCGGGGGCGTAGGGGTCGTAGCCGATGGCGCTCTGCCAGATGCCGTGCGTCTGCAGCGCCGCGCTGCTGTGCACGCGGTTGTTCGCCGGCATGCGAACGCGCCCCGCCGTCGCCGGCATCTTCGGTCGCCGGGGTTAGGGTTAGGGCTCGGTGGGTGGGTGGGGAATCGGGGATGTCTTTCGATCGACGAGAATCGGGTGGAGGTCAAAGAGGAGTGGCCGACTCGTGTACTACTCTCTGGACAGATCTATAGGCGTCATATGCGGATGGGCCGACGTGGAGTTAGGCCGAATTCTATTTGGGCTTGTATAACGTGCCAGACCGCTCTTCGCATTTAGGCCCAGTTCAGTTCATAGGAAATGAGCAGAAATAAGAAATTCCACAGGAGCACTGTTTCTATAGTAAACACTAGCAAATATGCCCGttcgttgcaacgggagaaaaataGCTTTGTGTTGTCGTACTAAAAAACACAACGCGTCAATCGAAAGAATGGGGACATAATAGAACTTTCCAGAATTCTTGAGCACCAACGTTGACCGGTTTGTCCAAATTTTAATAATCATTGAAGACACATAGAATTGGTTGAAGAATGAAATGATACAAAGTTCATTACCATTCAATAAAATGGCGCATTTCTTTTCACTTCAAGTTTATTAATTAACATTGTAAAATTGAGATGAATTTAAAATTTACAGAATTCTCGGGCATGAATGTTCACAGGACCGAGGTTGTTATATTCGAAAAATAACGAATTTTTTTATAGAATTATTTTTCATGTTGTTCATTGACTTAGAAATAACAATTACTAAATTATCGAGAAATAGCTCATTGATATTACTTTGTGCTATTTTAAAATAATCTAGAAAAAAAGTTTGCATAGGTCATTATCAAAGTTAGAGAAATTTGCAAATTCTGAACCTAAAGAAATTATTACAAAATTTTCATTTGTGATATTTTTGTTCTGAGCGTATCTAATGAATTAAGGAAAACAATATCCTGAAGTTCCAAAGAAATACACAAGCTTTGCTGTTTTTATCCTTTTTTTTGCCCACATTGTAAACATCTACAAGACTTCACATCATTCCATGAGAAGTCAATACAATAACTAAGAAAACCATGTACTCCTACAAACACTGAGATGTTAAAATTTAGCACAACAAAATTCTAGTTATCCATATGGTTACTAAGAAcaaaatttgtttttttttcacATAATTTGACATCCTCAATTTTTCTGCTGGTCTATCCTAACACTAATTTATTTATTGTCGAAAGTAACCCATACATATATAGCATCTAAGCATCCAAATTAACCCTATCTATTTATATCCACCTATAAATAAATTTTTTAACGTGTTTGCTTAGAAAAACCGGGTGTGGACATGTTTGTATACCTTATCTATTTATTTTTTTACTTCAACTttaatctctactcctaatgaaGCAGTTGGTAGCCTGGTACTCCGGTTTTATTTTCGTCTGGTTTTATTTCGTCCCACCTCCCCCGTGCCACTGGTTTTTATCTATCTACAAATCTCCCCTCCAACTGGTTTAAGCCGGTTACCAATCTTTGGCAAGGCAATAAAAGTCACAAGGGAATAAATCAGTCACGGTTGGTAGTCAATCTCATACCTGCCAAGAGATTTGGTAACAGAATAAATTCAATTGAAAGGGTGGGGGACGTTCATCTCTACttctaatggagcagttggtagtctccgtTTCTCTACTCCTAATGAAGCAGTTGGTAGCCTGGTACTTCGGTTTTATTTTCGTCTGGTTTTATTTCGTCCCACCTCCCTCGTATCACTGGTTTTTATCTATCTACAAATCTCCCCTCCAACTGGTTTAAGCCAGTTATCAATCTTTGGCAAGGCAATAGAAGTCACACGGGAATAAATCAGTCATGGTTGGCAGTCAATCTCAAACCTGCCAAGAGATTTGGTAACAGAATAAATTCAATTGAAAGGGTGGGGGACGTtcatctctactcctaatggagcagttggtagtctccgtTCCAGGTTTATTTCGTTCCACCTTCGTCTGGTTTTTTTCACTGTTTTTTCATCGTTTTTCTTGTCTGGTTTTTTTTCATATCTCACCTCGCACGTAAAACAATAGTCAACAAGACTCCCTCAATCTCGATCTATTTCATCTCTCAAACGACGCCCCAGCCCCGAGAAgggccgccgccaccgccggggAATGAGAGGAGCCGCCGCCTCTAGGTCACCGCCGCCCTCACACTCGCATCCATCCCTTCAACGCCGCCGTCGCGCTTACGGATCCCTGAAATGCCGCCGATCCAAGACGAGCCGTCGCCGCCGAGGAACGAGAGGAGCCGCCGCCTTCATTGCAGAACTGGGCTAGGGTTCCATACGCCGCCGCCGGTGTCTCGCCCCCTCACCACGTACGGATCTCTCCTTTCAATCCCCATCTGAGACAGAAACCTACTCACGCCTCTCCTTGATCACCCACACCATTGCAGTCCCAACCACGAACGCCGACGCCGGCTGTAGTTAGAAACATACTCCCTTCGttcccaaatatttgtctttctaaacATTTCAAATGGTTACAACATACTAATGTATGtaaacatattttagagtgtagattcactcattttgcttcgtatgtagtcatttgttgaaatcgctagaaagacaaatatttgggaacggaggaaGTAGCTACTACATAGGAATTGATAAGGGCGCAAGTAGAAGCAGCTACGAGGGTTCGATGGATGGGTAAGGCAGGCATGGCGAGGACTGTTTATGTGTTTGCCAACATACTTCAGGCGTGTGTCGAGACAAACTTGGAACATGCAACAACGAGCATGGTGCTTGCTGCTTAGGAGAATGTTGGAAGCTTGCCCCTCATTGATAAGAAGCATGTAAAGGTACACACAAGCAATGATGGGCAGTGGCACCGATGGTCAGGCGAATGAGAAGATGGAAGATGAAGCCACCCGTCCGCATCAGGCATGTATAATTGATCCAtgtgttggagatatgccctagaggcaatcatgtatgatggtatttcctatgtgtttatgaataaagatgtgtatcagcaagtacgtgtgATTCGACATTATCAacgatgtgtatcagcaagtacgtgacttgtttgtgggactatgcattgtatgatgactatcctaaaaggtccctagtcgaaagggctatGTAGACGCGCatccaactagactagcatatgacacggttgatggcttggtctcactagtcatggggcattggatgctaaccggataatatggacttggaaggatctggtcagattcgacgtagtcggatctgagtcgagataaggtccgagtcggacagacccaactatgagatgcagcgatatgtcatctgtgagtctctagtacaacatatgttctatgtcctaagacctgagctgacgcatgtactcgggatggtgacagacttgctttgggccgaccaaacgctactccgtaactgggtagttataaaggtaggtttcgggtttgtccaaAACCATGTTGTgagacgtggtcgagcaagatgggatttgcccctccgatcaggagagatatactctgggccccttgtgtgatccgaccaggataagcatggccatgcgacaaggattatgagataatccggtttgtggtcggcatcactagaacgagaaagaggtcgggctagcacaaggatgacagactcgccttgagctcgacaacatatatcatgtggcaaaaggaatggaagtatgatgtataggttcgctaaccagcttcatagtctgcttggtgttcggcatgccttgctagaggccgctaccaacca
Protein-coding sequences here:
- the LOC125508834 gene encoding CAX-interacting protein 4, which translates into the protein MPATAGRVRMPANNRVHSSAALQTHGIWQSAIGYDPYAPENNKQQAPSSSVSANAAAAAANAAAEAAAPPSSDPGASSENAYTSFQGLLALARVTGSNSDETRGACKKCGRVGHLTFQCRNFLSVKELAMDDDIQAGMLSAAQAKAKFEEITKKASGARDADEEGSDEEDEDEIDSDSSDSDIDPELERIIAERERAKSRGGKRSGEEDKKTSRHKSKSRGRSKHRRSRKSDSEDDSEEERTKDKKKNRQKKHRSSDEDSESDSDRKKHRKSRKDRKRRRMHRRKDDSSEDDESGGEERKHHRHHKRHHHRRDASGSDSDGSESPHERKRSSKQKSHKRSESHGLGEDERHCPQGASRSGEKSREHKRG